A genomic stretch from Telopea speciosissima isolate NSW1024214 ecotype Mountain lineage chromosome 7, Tspe_v1, whole genome shotgun sequence includes:
- the LOC122669274 gene encoding protein indeterminate-domain 11 isoform X2 produces the protein MMTKGLMLQQHPAVEENMSNLTSASGEASVSSGNRTETGSMYPHQSFPSANQTPVVKKKRNLPGKPDPDAEVIALSPKTLMATNRFVCEICNKGFQRDQNLQLHRRGHNLPWKLKQRTSKEIRKRVYVCPETTCVHHDPSRALGDLTGIKKHFCRKHGEKKWKCDKCSKRYAVQSDWKAHSKTCGTREYRCDCGTLFSRRDSFITHRAFCDALAEESARTISVNPLLSSSQTIGTSTSHINLQTQFNTHHDLQAFSMKREEQHQPHFNLRSDIPPWLSGPLPPIENPNPNPTLRPSLSHYHPTPSPCMSATALLQKAAQMGSTMSKPHQAHMSTNTGFDLGLSSREDMESGFVYGLGPFGDKAGGVAGGAEADPSLLQDMMRSLSSASGLDGSSFGDGFGGMLASKRDEHETLSNSKTRTSSSRPDEGGGGGSGSGGADHGLTRDFLGLRTISHRDIFNIAGFDQCMSSSAHDQQTQNRRQWQG, from the exons atgaTGACTAAGGGCTTGATGCTCCAACAACACCCAGCTGTGGAAGAGAATATGTCTAATTTGACATCTGCTTCTGGAGAAGCAAGTGTTTCTTCTGGCAATAGAACTGAAACAGGTTCCATGTACCCACATCAGTCTTTTCCTTCAGCAAATCAAACTCcagtggtgaagaagaagagaaatcttCCAGGCAAGCCAG ACCCAGATGCAGAAGTGATAGCTTTATCTCCTAAAACTCTCATGGCCACAAATCGATTTGTCTGTGAGATTTGTAATAAAGGATtccagagagatcagaaccttcAGCTTCATAGAAGAGGACATAATCTTCCATGGAAGCTAAAACAAAGAACAAGCAAAGAGATAAGGAAGAGGGTTTATGTATGCCCAGAAACTACATGTGTTCATCATGACCCTTCAAGAGCTCTTGGAGACCTCACTGGGATCAAGAAGCACTTTTGCAGAAAGCATGGAGAGAAGAAGTGGAAATGTGACAAGTGTTCTAAGCGTTATGCAGTTCAATCAGATTGGAAAGCTCACTCCAAGACTTGTGGCACAAGAGAGTATAGATGTGATTGTGGAACCCTTTTCTCAAG GAGAGATAGTTTCATAACTCACAGAGCCTTCTGTGATGCTTTGGCAGAAGAGAGTGCAAGAACAATCTCAGTAAACCCACTTCTCTCATCCTCTCAAACAATTGGTACTTCAACGTCACACATAAATCTGCAAACTCAATTCAATACTCATCATGATCTTCAAGCATTCTCCatgaaaagagaagaacaacATCAGCCACATTTCAATCTTAGATCAGATATACCTCCATGGTTATCTGGTCCACTACCACCTattgaaaaccctaaccctaaccctacccTTAGgccttctctctcccattaccATCCAACACCCTCTCCATGCATGTCAGCCACAGCATTACTACAGAAAGCAGCTCAAATGGGTTCAACTATGAGTAa ACCCCACCAAGCTCACATGTCTACTAATACTGGTTTCGACCTGGGTTTGTCTTCACGTGAAGATATGGAAAGTGGGTTTGTTTATGGATTGGGTCCTTTTGGGGACAAAGCTGGTGGTGTTGCAGGAGGAGCAGAAGCTGATCCTTCTCTACTTCAAGATATGATGCGTTCTCTCTCTTCTGCAAGTGGGTTAGATGGTTCTTCTTTTGGAGATGGGTTTGGTGGGATGTTGGCTTCAAAGAGAGATGAACATGAAACTCTCTCAAACTCAAAGACAAGAACATCATCTAGTAGACCTgatgaaggtggtggtggtggtagtggtagtggtggagCTGATCATGGATTGACTAGAGATTTCTTGGGTCTTAGAACCATCTCTCATAGAGACATTTTCAATATAGCTGGATTTGATCAATGCATGAGTTCTTCTGCACATGATCAACAAACTCAGAATCGTAGACAGTGGCAGGGTTAG
- the LOC122669274 gene encoding protein indeterminate-domain 11 isoform X1: MMTKGLMLQQHPAVEENMSNLTSASGEASVSSGNRTETGSMYPHQSFPSANQTPVVKKKRNLPGKPDPDAEVIALSPKTLMATNRFVCEICNKGFQRDQNLQLHRRGHNLPWKLKQRTSKEIRKRVYVCPETTCVHHDPSRALGDLTGIKKHFCRKHGEKKWKCDKCSKRYAVQSDWKAHSKTCGTREYRCDCGTLFSRRDSFITHRAFCDALAEESARTISVNPLLSSSQTIGTSTSHINLQTQFNTHHDLQAFSMKREEQHQPHFNLRSDIPPWLSGPLPPIENPNPNPTLRPSLSHYHPTPSPCMSATALLQKAAQMGSTMSKPSSSSSVTLIPHQAHMSTNTGFDLGLSSREDMESGFVYGLGPFGDKAGGVAGGAEADPSLLQDMMRSLSSASGLDGSSFGDGFGGMLASKRDEHETLSNSKTRTSSSRPDEGGGGGSGSGGADHGLTRDFLGLRTISHRDIFNIAGFDQCMSSSAHDQQTQNRRQWQG; this comes from the exons atgaTGACTAAGGGCTTGATGCTCCAACAACACCCAGCTGTGGAAGAGAATATGTCTAATTTGACATCTGCTTCTGGAGAAGCAAGTGTTTCTTCTGGCAATAGAACTGAAACAGGTTCCATGTACCCACATCAGTCTTTTCCTTCAGCAAATCAAACTCcagtggtgaagaagaagagaaatcttCCAGGCAAGCCAG ACCCAGATGCAGAAGTGATAGCTTTATCTCCTAAAACTCTCATGGCCACAAATCGATTTGTCTGTGAGATTTGTAATAAAGGATtccagagagatcagaaccttcAGCTTCATAGAAGAGGACATAATCTTCCATGGAAGCTAAAACAAAGAACAAGCAAAGAGATAAGGAAGAGGGTTTATGTATGCCCAGAAACTACATGTGTTCATCATGACCCTTCAAGAGCTCTTGGAGACCTCACTGGGATCAAGAAGCACTTTTGCAGAAAGCATGGAGAGAAGAAGTGGAAATGTGACAAGTGTTCTAAGCGTTATGCAGTTCAATCAGATTGGAAAGCTCACTCCAAGACTTGTGGCACAAGAGAGTATAGATGTGATTGTGGAACCCTTTTCTCAAG GAGAGATAGTTTCATAACTCACAGAGCCTTCTGTGATGCTTTGGCAGAAGAGAGTGCAAGAACAATCTCAGTAAACCCACTTCTCTCATCCTCTCAAACAATTGGTACTTCAACGTCACACATAAATCTGCAAACTCAATTCAATACTCATCATGATCTTCAAGCATTCTCCatgaaaagagaagaacaacATCAGCCACATTTCAATCTTAGATCAGATATACCTCCATGGTTATCTGGTCCACTACCACCTattgaaaaccctaaccctaaccctacccTTAGgccttctctctcccattaccATCCAACACCCTCTCCATGCATGTCAGCCACAGCATTACTACAGAAAGCAGCTCAAATGGGTTCAACTATGAGTAaaccttcatcatcttcttctgtgACTCTTATACCCCACCAAGCTCACATGTCTACTAATACTGGTTTCGACCTGGGTTTGTCTTCACGTGAAGATATGGAAAGTGGGTTTGTTTATGGATTGGGTCCTTTTGGGGACAAAGCTGGTGGTGTTGCAGGAGGAGCAGAAGCTGATCCTTCTCTACTTCAAGATATGATGCGTTCTCTCTCTTCTGCAAGTGGGTTAGATGGTTCTTCTTTTGGAGATGGGTTTGGTGGGATGTTGGCTTCAAAGAGAGATGAACATGAAACTCTCTCAAACTCAAAGACAAGAACATCATCTAGTAGACCTgatgaaggtggtggtggtggtagtggtagtggtggagCTGATCATGGATTGACTAGAGATTTCTTGGGTCTTAGAACCATCTCTCATAGAGACATTTTCAATATAGCTGGATTTGATCAATGCATGAGTTCTTCTGCACATGATCAACAAACTCAGAATCGTAGACAGTGGCAGGGTTAG
- the LOC122669274 gene encoding protein indeterminate-domain 11 isoform X3 — MMTKGLMLQQHPAVEENMSNLTSASGEASVSSGNRTETPVVKKKRNLPGKPDPDAEVIALSPKTLMATNRFVCEICNKGFQRDQNLQLHRRGHNLPWKLKQRTSKEIRKRVYVCPETTCVHHDPSRALGDLTGIKKHFCRKHGEKKWKCDKCSKRYAVQSDWKAHSKTCGTREYRCDCGTLFSRRDSFITHRAFCDALAEESARTISVNPLLSSSQTIGTSTSHINLQTQFNTHHDLQAFSMKREEQHQPHFNLRSDIPPWLSGPLPPIENPNPNPTLRPSLSHYHPTPSPCMSATALLQKAAQMGSTMSKPSSSSSVTLIPHQAHMSTNTGFDLGLSSREDMESGFVYGLGPFGDKAGGVAGGAEADPSLLQDMMRSLSSASGLDGSSFGDGFGGMLASKRDEHETLSNSKTRTSSSRPDEGGGGGSGSGGADHGLTRDFLGLRTISHRDIFNIAGFDQCMSSSAHDQQTQNRRQWQG; from the exons atgaTGACTAAGGGCTTGATGCTCCAACAACACCCAGCTGTGGAAGAGAATATGTCTAATTTGACATCTGCTTCTGGAGAAGCAAGTGTTTCTTCTGGCAATAGAACTG AAACTCcagtggtgaagaagaagagaaatcttCCAGGCAAGCCAG ACCCAGATGCAGAAGTGATAGCTTTATCTCCTAAAACTCTCATGGCCACAAATCGATTTGTCTGTGAGATTTGTAATAAAGGATtccagagagatcagaaccttcAGCTTCATAGAAGAGGACATAATCTTCCATGGAAGCTAAAACAAAGAACAAGCAAAGAGATAAGGAAGAGGGTTTATGTATGCCCAGAAACTACATGTGTTCATCATGACCCTTCAAGAGCTCTTGGAGACCTCACTGGGATCAAGAAGCACTTTTGCAGAAAGCATGGAGAGAAGAAGTGGAAATGTGACAAGTGTTCTAAGCGTTATGCAGTTCAATCAGATTGGAAAGCTCACTCCAAGACTTGTGGCACAAGAGAGTATAGATGTGATTGTGGAACCCTTTTCTCAAG GAGAGATAGTTTCATAACTCACAGAGCCTTCTGTGATGCTTTGGCAGAAGAGAGTGCAAGAACAATCTCAGTAAACCCACTTCTCTCATCCTCTCAAACAATTGGTACTTCAACGTCACACATAAATCTGCAAACTCAATTCAATACTCATCATGATCTTCAAGCATTCTCCatgaaaagagaagaacaacATCAGCCACATTTCAATCTTAGATCAGATATACCTCCATGGTTATCTGGTCCACTACCACCTattgaaaaccctaaccctaaccctacccTTAGgccttctctctcccattaccATCCAACACCCTCTCCATGCATGTCAGCCACAGCATTACTACAGAAAGCAGCTCAAATGGGTTCAACTATGAGTAaaccttcatcatcttcttctgtgACTCTTATACCCCACCAAGCTCACATGTCTACTAATACTGGTTTCGACCTGGGTTTGTCTTCACGTGAAGATATGGAAAGTGGGTTTGTTTATGGATTGGGTCCTTTTGGGGACAAAGCTGGTGGTGTTGCAGGAGGAGCAGAAGCTGATCCTTCTCTACTTCAAGATATGATGCGTTCTCTCTCTTCTGCAAGTGGGTTAGATGGTTCTTCTTTTGGAGATGGGTTTGGTGGGATGTTGGCTTCAAAGAGAGATGAACATGAAACTCTCTCAAACTCAAAGACAAGAACATCATCTAGTAGACCTgatgaaggtggtggtggtggtagtggtagtggtggagCTGATCATGGATTGACTAGAGATTTCTTGGGTCTTAGAACCATCTCTCATAGAGACATTTTCAATATAGCTGGATTTGATCAATGCATGAGTTCTTCTGCACATGATCAACAAACTCAGAATCGTAGACAGTGGCAGGGTTAG
- the LOC122669274 gene encoding protein indeterminate-domain 11 isoform X4 translates to MMTKGLMLQQHPAVEENMSNLTSASANQTPVVKKKRNLPGKPDPDAEVIALSPKTLMATNRFVCEICNKGFQRDQNLQLHRRGHNLPWKLKQRTSKEIRKRVYVCPETTCVHHDPSRALGDLTGIKKHFCRKHGEKKWKCDKCSKRYAVQSDWKAHSKTCGTREYRCDCGTLFSRRDSFITHRAFCDALAEESARTISVNPLLSSSQTIGTSTSHINLQTQFNTHHDLQAFSMKREEQHQPHFNLRSDIPPWLSGPLPPIENPNPNPTLRPSLSHYHPTPSPCMSATALLQKAAQMGSTMSKPSSSSSVTLIPHQAHMSTNTGFDLGLSSREDMESGFVYGLGPFGDKAGGVAGGAEADPSLLQDMMRSLSSASGLDGSSFGDGFGGMLASKRDEHETLSNSKTRTSSSRPDEGGGGGSGSGGADHGLTRDFLGLRTISHRDIFNIAGFDQCMSSSAHDQQTQNRRQWQG, encoded by the exons atgaTGACTAAGGGCTTGATGCTCCAACAACACCCAGCTGTGGAAGAGAATATGTCTAATTTGACATCTG CTTCAGCAAATCAAACTCcagtggtgaagaagaagagaaatcttCCAGGCAAGCCAG ACCCAGATGCAGAAGTGATAGCTTTATCTCCTAAAACTCTCATGGCCACAAATCGATTTGTCTGTGAGATTTGTAATAAAGGATtccagagagatcagaaccttcAGCTTCATAGAAGAGGACATAATCTTCCATGGAAGCTAAAACAAAGAACAAGCAAAGAGATAAGGAAGAGGGTTTATGTATGCCCAGAAACTACATGTGTTCATCATGACCCTTCAAGAGCTCTTGGAGACCTCACTGGGATCAAGAAGCACTTTTGCAGAAAGCATGGAGAGAAGAAGTGGAAATGTGACAAGTGTTCTAAGCGTTATGCAGTTCAATCAGATTGGAAAGCTCACTCCAAGACTTGTGGCACAAGAGAGTATAGATGTGATTGTGGAACCCTTTTCTCAAG GAGAGATAGTTTCATAACTCACAGAGCCTTCTGTGATGCTTTGGCAGAAGAGAGTGCAAGAACAATCTCAGTAAACCCACTTCTCTCATCCTCTCAAACAATTGGTACTTCAACGTCACACATAAATCTGCAAACTCAATTCAATACTCATCATGATCTTCAAGCATTCTCCatgaaaagagaagaacaacATCAGCCACATTTCAATCTTAGATCAGATATACCTCCATGGTTATCTGGTCCACTACCACCTattgaaaaccctaaccctaaccctacccTTAGgccttctctctcccattaccATCCAACACCCTCTCCATGCATGTCAGCCACAGCATTACTACAGAAAGCAGCTCAAATGGGTTCAACTATGAGTAaaccttcatcatcttcttctgtgACTCTTATACCCCACCAAGCTCACATGTCTACTAATACTGGTTTCGACCTGGGTTTGTCTTCACGTGAAGATATGGAAAGTGGGTTTGTTTATGGATTGGGTCCTTTTGGGGACAAAGCTGGTGGTGTTGCAGGAGGAGCAGAAGCTGATCCTTCTCTACTTCAAGATATGATGCGTTCTCTCTCTTCTGCAAGTGGGTTAGATGGTTCTTCTTTTGGAGATGGGTTTGGTGGGATGTTGGCTTCAAAGAGAGATGAACATGAAACTCTCTCAAACTCAAAGACAAGAACATCATCTAGTAGACCTgatgaaggtggtggtggtggtagtggtagtggtggagCTGATCATGGATTGACTAGAGATTTCTTGGGTCTTAGAACCATCTCTCATAGAGACATTTTCAATATAGCTGGATTTGATCAATGCATGAGTTCTTCTGCACATGATCAACAAACTCAGAATCGTAGACAGTGGCAGGGTTAG